Proteins encoded within one genomic window of Episyrphus balteatus chromosome 1, idEpiBalt1.1, whole genome shotgun sequence:
- the LOC129920693 gene encoding homogentisate 1,2-dioxygenase, with the protein MSDLKYLTGFGSHFSSEDPRCPNALPEGQNSPQKCAYGLYAEQLSGSAFTAPRAENTRTWFYRIRPSVIHYPFEKFENVPNLTSDWNKQHPNPNQMRWRPFDIPATEKVNFVEGLHTICGAGDARTRHGIAIHVYLCNSSMENTAFYNSDGDFLIVPQQGTLNIITEFGKMKVGPNEIGVLQQGMKFSVQVEGPTRGYILEVFDNHFKLPDLGPIGANGLANPRDFQTPVAFFEDIEINEYKIITKFQGALFLAKQRHSPFDVVAWHGNYVPYKYDLSKFMVINSVSFDHCDPSIFTVLTCPSERPGTAIADFVIFPPRWSVQENTFRPPYYHRNCMSEFMGLILGKYEAKEDGFMPGGASLHSMMTPHGPDKKCFEGASNALLKSERIADGTQAFMFESSLSMSVTRWGEVTCQKLEAKYYECWQSLEKHFKMPK; encoded by the exons atgAGTGATTTAAAG tACCTTACGGGTTTCGGATCCCACTTCTCATCAGAAGATCCTCGTTGTCCAAATGCTTTACCCGAGGGCCAGAATTCACCACAAAAATGTGCTTACGGCTTATATGCTGAACAATTGTCTGGTTCAGCATTTACAGCTCCTCGTGCGGAGAATACCAGAACATGGTTTTATCGAATCAGACCAAGTGTAATTCATTAtccatttgaaaaatttgaaaatgtaccAAATTTGACCAGTGATTGGAATAAACAGCATCCAAATCCCAACCAGATGAGATGGCGCCCATTTGATATTCCTGCAACTGAGAAAGTAAATTTTGTGGAAGGGTTGCATACAATTTGTGGAGCTGGTGATGCAAGAACCCGGCACGGTATTGCCATTCATGTGTATTTGTGTAATTCCTCAATGGAAAACACAGCATTTTATAACAGCGATGGAGATTTTCTTATTG TACCACAGCAAGGAACTCTAAATATCATTACCGAATTTGGAAAAATGAAAGTGGGTCCAAATGAAATTGGTGTTCTACAACAAGGAATGAAGTTTTCAGTGCAAGTAGAAGGACCAACTAGAGGATACATTTTGGAAGTATTCGACAATCACTTTAAGCTACCTGATCTTGGGCCAATTGGAGCTAATGGATTAGCCAATCCGAGAGATTTTCAAACACCAGTAGCATTTTTTGAAGATATTGAAATAAATG AATACAAGATAATTACCAAATTCCAAGGCGCTTTATTTTTGGCAAAACAAAGGCATTCACCATTCGATGTAGTCGCTTGGCATGGAAACTATGTGCCCTACAAATATGACCTTTCTAAATTTATGGTCATAAATTCTGTTAGTTTTGATCATTGCGATCCAAGTATTTTCACGGTTTTAACATGCCCCAGTGAAAGACCGGGAACTGCTATAGCAGACTTTGTTATTTTCCCTCCAAGATGGTCGGTTCAGGAGAATACCTTTAGACCTCCTTACTATCACCGAAACTGCATGAGCGAATTTATGGGACTCATATTGGGAAAATATGAAGCTAAAGAAGACGGATTCATGCCGGGTGGAGCTTCTTTACATTCAATGATGACACCACATGGACCCGATAAGAAGTGCTTCGAAGGAGCTTCTAATGCATTACTCAAGTCGGAAAGGATAGCTGATGGAACTCAG GCATTTATGTTTGAATCTTCACTGAGCATGTCTGTAACGAGGTGGGGTGAAGTTACTTGTCAAAAACTGGAGGCGAAATATTACGAATGCTGGCAATCATTGGAGAAGCATTTTAAAAtgccaaaataa
- the LOC129920706 gene encoding uncharacterized protein LOC129920706 translates to MELSQYAKNLDPLTKTRYIYKIEDVGKDPYLFSFKSKEFPLNVTFSKIYEFLITGTSAYTGNFHKNSNSLTKADELFRGGWLKELGGTIKSSLYVVLGKVLHSQRLNEKPLEAWVIIDNDGTVDSAHCQCKAGLYETCTHIGVILFGLQSIASGCSSESVRNS, encoded by the exons atggaGCTTTCCCAATATGCTAAAAATTTGGATCCATTAACGAAAACTCGTTATATCTACAAAATAGAAGACGTTGGGAAGGAtccatatttgttttctttcaaaTCGAAAGAATTTCCTCTTAATgttactttttctaaaatatatgaatttctAATTACAGGTACATCGGCATATACTGGAAACTTTCATAAAAACAGCAACAGCCTTACAAAAGCGGACGAACTGTTCAGAGGAGGATGGCTGAAGGAACTTGGCGGCACAATAAAATCTAGCTTATATGTAGTATTAGGAAAG GTACTTCACTCTCAGCGACTGAACGAAAAACCCCTTGAAGCGTGGGTCATAATTGACAATGACGGAACAGTTGATTCTGCTCATTGCCAATGCAAAGCAGGGTTGTACGAGACTTGCACCCACATCGGTGTAATTTTATTTGGTCTCCAGAGCATTGCCAGTGGTTGTTCGTCAGAAAGCGTAAGAAatagttaa
- the LOC129921018 gene encoding uncharacterized protein LOC129921018, with translation MAIAGETGCSPSEDIKSARICSKHFISGKCARLKDNQNPDWVPSLNLGYKTVPLVPENILRTQPKGSKNVDVKSVETKENVSANIMAPENYGAYQDTASEELVLDNVFEENASAKRGENQCLDFSHQEDMDQLMLVTENEENGNDDSYVEETSSYTVGTQTDLWMIEIDDSQLKLKEVQFTLDLRDAKIAALQKQLENTKMGIESFRNDDVKTNYFTGLPLFLTLFTLYNAIESNIPFCLLKNLNKFQVLILTLVKLRLNLPFKLLGYIFGISTQTASKKFHECILVLNMEMNAFIRWPDRNARTYFTPNSFKQLFGDRLAVIIDCFEIRIEMSY, from the exons atggCGATAGCGGGTGAAACTGGTTGCTCGCCCAGCGAAG aCATAAAAAGTGCTCGTATATGTTCAAAGCATTTTATTTCTG gtAAGTGTGCCCGACTTAAGGATAACCAAAACCCTGACTGGGTTCCTAGCTTGAATCTAGGATACAAAACAGTTCCACTTGTTcccgaaaatattttgaggaccCAACCAAAAGGAAGTAAAAATGTGGATGTCAAAAGCGTAGAGACAAAAG aaaatgtcTCGGCTAACATTATGGCTCCTGAGAACTATGGTGCATACCAAGATACCGCATCAGAGGAATTGGTTCTTGATAatgttttcgaagaaaatgcTAGTGCCAAGAGGGGAGAAAACCAATGTTTGGACTTTTCTCATCAGGAAGACATGGATCAACTCATGTTAGTAACAGAAAACGAGGAAAATGGGAATGACGATTCATATGTAGAAGAGACTTCTTCTTATACTGTTG GAACTCAAACTGATCTGTGGATGATTGAGATAGATGACTCTCAATTAAAGTTAAAAGAAGTTCAATTCACTTTGGATCTGAGGGATGCCAAGATTGCTGCTTTACAAAAACAACTAGAGAACACTAAAATGGGAATCGAAAGTTTTAGAAACGATGatgttaaaacaaattactttaCAGGCTTGCCCCTTTTCCTTACCCTTTTTACTTTATATAATGCTATAGAATCTAATATtcctttttgtttattaaaaaatttaaataaatttcaggTACTTATCCTTACTCTTGTAAAGCTTCGTCTGAATCTGCCTTTTAAGTTGCTTGGGTACATTTTTGGAATTTCTACGCAAACTGCGTCAAAGAAATTCCATGAATGTATCCTGGTACTAAACATGGAGATGAATGCTTTTATAAGATGGCCAGATAGGAACGCCAGGACTTATTTTACACCAAATAGTTTTAAACAACTATTCGGTGATAGGCTTGCGGTGATCATCGATTGTTTTGAAATCCGTATTGAAATG tcATATTAA